The Mauremys reevesii isolate NIE-2019 linkage group 1, ASM1616193v1, whole genome shotgun sequence genome has a segment encoding these proteins:
- the TAF13 gene encoding transcription initiation factor TFIID subunit 13 has translation MADEEEDPLFEEDTEEAGGGPDGGQGKRKRLFSKELRCMMYGFGDDQNPYTESVDILEDLVIEFITEMTHKAMSIGRQGRVQVEDIVFLIRKDPRKFARVKDLLTMNEELKRARKAFDEANYGS, from the exons ATGGCGGATGAGGAGGAGGACCCGCTG TTTGAAGAGGACACTGAGGAAGCCGGAGGAGGCCCGGATggtgggcagggcaagaggaagagGCTGTTCTCCAAAGAGT TAAGATGTATGATGTATGGGTTTGGAGATGACCAGAATCCCTACACAGAGTCAGTGGATATTCTTGAAGACCTGGTGATAGAGTTCATCACAGAGATG acaCACAAGGCAATGTCAATTGGACGGCAGGGTCGTGTACAGGTTGAGGATATTGTATTTTTGATCCGCAAGGACCCACGGAAGTTTGCTAGAGTAAAAGACCTGTTGACTATGAATGAAGAACTGAAACGAGCCAGGAAGGCTTTTGATGAAGCAAACTATGGATCTTGA
- the NEPRO gene encoding nucleolus and neural progenitor protein, with product MAAPVQGEAAWNRWRVPWPASSATVALPAQHPAVRCLPAVVKGCYKVSMLLKSKAVDAEGKVLHSILYGFHNRMAHHKTYLSLKQVEQCLKRLNQMNLMGSIQDLAELCPKKSKSENAGKCLVPSQPVTEVVAVKILGGCKLLLRLLECCCKAFVLSVKHLCLEEYILLNTVVLGLLSRLWILYRCVLQSLISLYGVLSGLLQEVSRTQQMPYIKGFTFPSEITEFLGPLYLEIKKRPKVLATKKATGWLNKLFAGPAAASRCSKERGPAAPTRCSKKMTNIQHPIDIGKPVLVKRANRGKQLGFDIKALRRQLKPRVQEDVDFRLTLTDAKAVRSQHAKSLVLRFREACSFGELSEALKTAILCCKSKKFKSEAFFLGTKLLKSKRLQHVEAQGCSLQKKLGCVKASICKYLLSGLQKAHWPKQYRRASSWQQRKIKLSRSKSVSKKTPEFVQQNTSSLFEDRMPGAVSVFPSQQCEHSLHLRKAGDCSATRHVEEQDKVVTSEPVALERNPGPTVKGTSENDDIDDIFAAMGV from the exons ATGGCGGCGCCCGTGCAGGGGGAGGCGGCGTGGAACCGGTGGCGCGTGCCGTGGCCTGCGAGCAGCGCTACGGTGGCCCTGCCGGCCCAACACCCGGCAG TGAGATGCCTTCCAGCTGTTGTTAAAGGATGTTACAAGGTCAGCATGTTGCTAAAGAGTAAAGCTGTGGATGCAGAAGGAAAAGTTTTACATTCGATCCTTTATGGTTTCCACAACAGAATGGCTCACCATAAAACCTATTTGTCTCTGAAACAG GTAGAACAATGCTTAAAGCGTTTAAATCAGATGAACTTGATGGGCTCCATTCAAGATCTGGCGGAGTTGTGTCCCAA GAAAAGTAAATCTGAAAATGCAGGGAAGTGCTTAGTTCCCAGCCAGCCTGTGACAGAAGTGGTGGCGGTGAAGATCTTGGGAGGCTGCAAGCTCTTGCTGCGCTTACTGGAGTGTTGCTGCAAAGCATTTGT CCTGTCTGTTAAGCATCTGTGTTTGGAAGAATACATCCTCTTGAACACTGTGGTTTTGGGATTGTTGAGCAGATTATG GATTCTCTATAGGTGTGTATTACAAAGCCTCATTTCTTTATATGGGGTGTTGTCTGGGTTGCTGCAGGAGGTGTCCAGGACCCAGCAGATGCCTTATATTAAGGGGTTTACCTTCCCTTCTGAAATCACTGAGTTTCTGGGACCCCTTTATTTGGAGATTAAGAAAAGACCTAAAGTACTTGCAACAAAAAAGGCAACTGGATGGCTGAACAAACTGTTtgcagggcctgcagcagcatcCAGATGCAGTAAAGAGAGAGGTCCGGCAGCTCCCACAAGGTGCAGCAAGAAGATGACCAACATCCAGCACCCCATTGATATTGGGAAGCCGGTTCTGGTGAAGAGAGCTAACCGAG ggaaGCAGTTGGGATTTGACATCAAGGCCTTACGTAGGCAACTGAAACCGAGAGTCCAAGAG GATGTAGACTTCAGGCTAACACTTACTGATGCAAAAGCAGTGAGATCTCAGCATGCCAAATCCCTTGTGTTGCGGTTTAGAGAAGCCTGCTCTTTCGGAGAACTGTCTGAAGCACTCAAAACAGCCATTCTCTGCTGCAAAAGCAAAAAGTTCAAGTCAGAAGCTTTCTTTCTGGGAACAAAACTTTTGAAAAGCAAACGGCTGCAGCAtgtggaggctcagggctgcag CTTACAGAAAAAACTGGGCTGTGTTAAAGCATCTATCTGCAAATACCTTCTCTCTGGCTTGCAAAAGGCACATTGGCCAAAGCAGTACCGCAGAGCAAGTTCCTGGCAGCAAAGGAAGATCAAACTGTCCAGGTCAAAATCTGTCTCAAAGAAGACTCCAGAGTTTGTTCAACAAAACACTTCCAGCCTTTTTGAAGACAGGATGCCTGGTGCTGTGTCCGTCTTTCCTTCTCAGCAGTGTGAGCATTCACTTCACCTAAGAAAAGCAGGAGACTGTAGTGCTACCAGGCATGTTGAAGAACAAGACAAAGTGGTGACCTCTGAACCTGTGGCGCTGGAAAGAAACCCTGGGCCTACAGTGAAAGGGACTAGTGAGAACGATGATATTGATGACATTTTTGCAGCAATGGGTGTATAA